The following coding sequences are from one Xiphophorus couchianus chromosome 22, X_couchianus-1.0, whole genome shotgun sequence window:
- the LOC114138030 gene encoding TBC1 domain family member 12-like isoform X3, with protein sequence METPKENGGSVSVDLNENEDEPVGLEGKPGPRNLKERSLTLLAGVSGGQAAGWTRNPVDLHGRNAARDPEIMLVAAEDGYLSGPEVLGGVNGFSLEEGGPAASCPAALQEEGDSSPPQDQRSCPGRPNRTPAGVNMSNGVADSPEAAVRCLGRRLGQCELGCEEVKVANGGLHMMDPGSEWPGSDYFPVNRHSDPGFRRNRSPSWGDPRSGPPSTPEPSPGPASPCPSSPLSEPNTRHEEPLGDPDVPARPQSLRTNPAASVSRSCDATPLSPDEDGGFNFDPEAGRRQSAPDKLSEETGGSELKVMPKRFGIADFFTSLFSRKPKESKAASHNATGWRLFSKSETREEDQSGEAAMTPQQQEDEDSPCPQRPPAAGRRKNLEFEPLSTTALILEDRPSNLPAKSLEETHRHKLEYEEMVAGAKRREMKDAQKKKRQMKERHRQEDSISNAMVVWNTEILPHWDAMKGTRRVRDLWWQGLPPGVRGRVWSLAIGNELNITAELYEIFLSRAKEKWRSYSETSSVNDNESDGGASLADRESSLDLIKLDISRTFPSLFIFQKGGPYHDLLHSVLGAYTCYRPDIGYVQGMSFIAAVLILNLEEADAFITFANLLNKPCQMAFFRVDHELMLKYFTAFEIFFEENLPRLFSHFQTNSLTPDLYLIDWIFTLYSKSLPLDVACRVWDVFCRDGEESLFRTGLGILRLFQDVLLQMDFIHIAQFLTRLPDDLQPHTLFAAMANTHMISRNRRWAQVFSAVMKDGNFREAEKSGSPALRS encoded by the exons ATGGAAACGCCGAAGGAGAACGGAGGCTCGGTTTCTGTGGATCTGAACGAAAACGAAGATGAGCCGGTGGGTTTGGAGGGGAAACCGGGTCCCAGGAACCTGAAGGAGCGCAGCCTGACGCTGCTGGCCGGTGTCAGCGGGGGTCAGGCGGCGGGCTGGACCCGGAATCCGGTGGATTTACACGGGAGGAACGCAGCCAGAGACCCGGAGATCATGCTGGTGGCTGCGGAGGACGGGTACCTGTCCGGCCCGGAGGTGTTGGGCGGTGTGAACGGGTTTTCCCTGGAAGAAGGAGGTCCGGCCGCTTCCTGTCCAGCTGCGCTCCAGGAGGAAGGAGACTCTTCTCCCCCCCAGGACCAACGCTCATGTCCAGGGAGACCGAACCGGACCCCCGCGGGTGTAAACATGTCCAACGGGGTAGCTGACAGTCCTGAGGCGGCGGTCCGGTGTCTGGGTCGGAGACTGGGTCAGTGTGAGCTGGGCTGTGAGGAGGTGAAAGTAGCTAACGGTGGTTTGCACATGATGGACCCCGGTTCTGAGTGGCCCGGTTCCGATTACTTCCCTGTAAACAGACACTCTGACCCGGGGTTCAGGCGGAACCGCTCCCCCAGCTGGGGCGACCCCAGATCCGGCCCACCATCCACCCCGGAACCGAGCCCCGGCCCCGCGTCGCCCTGCCCGTCCAGCCCGCTGTCCGAGCCCAACACCCGGCACGAGGAGCCGCTCGGTGACCCGGATGTTCCCGCCAGGCCGCAGAGTCTGAGGACTAACCCCGCAGCCAGCGTGTCCCGCAGCTGTGACGCCACCCCGCTGTCTCCCGATGAGGACGGGGGGTTCAACTTTGACCCCGAGGCGGGTCGGAGGCAGAGCGCCCCGGACAAGCTGAGTGAGGAGACCGGGGGTTCGGAGCTCAAAGTGATGCCCAAAAGGTTCGGCATCGCTGACTTCTTCACCAG CCTGTTTTCTAGAAAACCCAAAGAGTCCAAGGCAGCGTCCCACAATGCAACAGGATGGCGACTGTTCAGCAAGTCAGAGACCAGAGAGGAGGACCAGAGCGGAGAGGCGGCCATGACGCCTCAGCAG CAGGAGGACGAGGACTCGCCGTGTCCACAGCGCCCCCCGGCTGCAGGGAGGAGGAAGAACCTGGAGTTTGAGCCTCTGTCCACCACCGCTCTGATTCTGGAGGACCGGCCGTC GAATCTGCCGGCCAAATCCCTGGAGGAGACGCACAGACACAAGCTGGAGTACGAGGAGATGGTGGCCGGAGCCAAGAGGAGAG AGATGAAGGACGCCCAGAAGAAGAAGCGTCAGATGAAGGAGAGACACCGGCAGGAGGACAGCATCTCCAACGCCATGGTGGTCTGGAACACCGAGATCCTGCCGCACTGGGACGCCAT gaaGGGGACGAGGCGGGTCCGGGACCTCTGGTGGCAGGGCCTTCCTCCTGGAGTCCGAGGACGAGTCTGGAGCCTGGCCATCGGCAACGAGCTCAACATCACAGCAG AACTGTATGAGATCTTCCTGTCCAGAGCCAAGGAGAAGTGGAGGAGCTACAGCGAGACGAGCTCGGTCAACGACAACGAGAGCG acgGAGGAGCGTCTCTGGCGGACCGGGAGTCCAGTCTGGACCTCATCAAGCTGGACATCTCCAGAACCTTCCCGTCTCTCTTCATATTCCAGAAG GGCGGGCCGTACCACGACCTGCTGCACAGCGTGCTGGGAGCCTACACCTGCTACCGACCCGACATCGGCTAC GTCCAGGGCATGTCGTTCATCGCCGCCGTGTTGATCCTGAACCTGGAGGAAGCCGATGCCTTCATCACCTTCGCCAACCTGCTCAACAAGCCGTGCCAGATGGCTTTCTTCAGGGTGGACCACGAGCTG ATGCTGAAGTATTTCACCGCCTTCGAGATTTTCTTTGAGGAGAATCTTCCTCGACTCTTCAGCCACTTCCAGACCAACAgcctgacccctgacctctaCCTGATCGACTG GATCTTCACGCTGTACAGTAAGTCTCTCCCGCTGGACGTGGCGTGCCGGGTGTGGGACGTGTTCTGCCGGGACGGCGAGGAGAGCCTGTTCCGGACCGGCCTGGGGATCCTGCGCCTCTTCCAGGATGTCCTGCTGCAGATGGACTTCATCCACATCGCCCAGTTCCTCACGCGTCTCCCTGACGACCTGCAGCCGCACACGCTGTTCGCCGCCATGGCCAACACGCACATGATCAGCCGGAACCGCCGCTGGGCTCAG gTGTTCTCCGCCGTGATGAAGGACGGGAACTTCAGAGAGGCGGAGAAGTCCGGCAGCCCGGCTCTCAGGAGCTAA
- the LOC114138030 gene encoding TBC1 domain family member 12-like isoform X1 — protein sequence METPKENGGSVSVDLNENEDEPVGLEGKPGPRNLKERSLTLLAGVSGGQAAGWTRNPVDLHGRNAARDPEIMLVAAEDGYLSGPEVLGGVNGFSLEEGGPAASCPAALQEEGDSSPPQDQRSCPGRPNRTPAGVNMSNGVADSPEAAVRCLGRRLGQCELGCEEVKVANGGLHMMDPGSEWPGSDYFPVNRHSDPGFRRNRSPSWGDPRSGPPSTPEPSPGPASPCPSSPLSEPNTRHEEPLGDPDVPARPQSLRTNPAASVSRSCDATPLSPDEDGGFNFDPEAGRRQSAPDKLSEETGGSELKVMPKRFGIADFFTRSLFSRKPKESKAASHNATGWRLFSKSETREEDQSGEAAMTPQQQEDEDSPCPQRPPAAGRRKNLEFEPLSTTALILEDRPSNLPAKSLEETHRHKLEYEEMVAGAKRREMKDAQKKKRQMKERHRQEDSISNAMVVWNTEILPHWDAMKGTRRVRDLWWQGLPPGVRGRVWSLAIGNELNITAELYEIFLSRAKEKWRSYSETSSVNDNESDGGASLADRESSLDLIKLDISRTFPSLFIFQKGGPYHDLLHSVLGAYTCYRPDIGYVQGMSFIAAVLILNLEEADAFITFANLLNKPCQMAFFRVDHELMLKYFTAFEIFFEENLPRLFSHFQTNSLTPDLYLIDWIFTLYSKSLPLDVACRVWDVFCRDGEESLFRTGLGILRLFQDVLLQMDFIHIAQFLTRLPDDLQPHTLFAAMANTHMISRNRRWAQVFSAVMKDGNFREAEKSGSPALRS from the exons ATGGAAACGCCGAAGGAGAACGGAGGCTCGGTTTCTGTGGATCTGAACGAAAACGAAGATGAGCCGGTGGGTTTGGAGGGGAAACCGGGTCCCAGGAACCTGAAGGAGCGCAGCCTGACGCTGCTGGCCGGTGTCAGCGGGGGTCAGGCGGCGGGCTGGACCCGGAATCCGGTGGATTTACACGGGAGGAACGCAGCCAGAGACCCGGAGATCATGCTGGTGGCTGCGGAGGACGGGTACCTGTCCGGCCCGGAGGTGTTGGGCGGTGTGAACGGGTTTTCCCTGGAAGAAGGAGGTCCGGCCGCTTCCTGTCCAGCTGCGCTCCAGGAGGAAGGAGACTCTTCTCCCCCCCAGGACCAACGCTCATGTCCAGGGAGACCGAACCGGACCCCCGCGGGTGTAAACATGTCCAACGGGGTAGCTGACAGTCCTGAGGCGGCGGTCCGGTGTCTGGGTCGGAGACTGGGTCAGTGTGAGCTGGGCTGTGAGGAGGTGAAAGTAGCTAACGGTGGTTTGCACATGATGGACCCCGGTTCTGAGTGGCCCGGTTCCGATTACTTCCCTGTAAACAGACACTCTGACCCGGGGTTCAGGCGGAACCGCTCCCCCAGCTGGGGCGACCCCAGATCCGGCCCACCATCCACCCCGGAACCGAGCCCCGGCCCCGCGTCGCCCTGCCCGTCCAGCCCGCTGTCCGAGCCCAACACCCGGCACGAGGAGCCGCTCGGTGACCCGGATGTTCCCGCCAGGCCGCAGAGTCTGAGGACTAACCCCGCAGCCAGCGTGTCCCGCAGCTGTGACGCCACCCCGCTGTCTCCCGATGAGGACGGGGGGTTCAACTTTGACCCCGAGGCGGGTCGGAGGCAGAGCGCCCCGGACAAGCTGAGTGAGGAGACCGGGGGTTCGGAGCTCAAAGTGATGCCCAAAAGGTTCGGCATCGCTGACTTCTTCACCAG GAGCCTGTTTTCTAGAAAACCCAAAGAGTCCAAGGCAGCGTCCCACAATGCAACAGGATGGCGACTGTTCAGCAAGTCAGAGACCAGAGAGGAGGACCAGAGCGGAGAGGCGGCCATGACGCCTCAGCAG CAGGAGGACGAGGACTCGCCGTGTCCACAGCGCCCCCCGGCTGCAGGGAGGAGGAAGAACCTGGAGTTTGAGCCTCTGTCCACCACCGCTCTGATTCTGGAGGACCGGCCGTC GAATCTGCCGGCCAAATCCCTGGAGGAGACGCACAGACACAAGCTGGAGTACGAGGAGATGGTGGCCGGAGCCAAGAGGAGAG AGATGAAGGACGCCCAGAAGAAGAAGCGTCAGATGAAGGAGAGACACCGGCAGGAGGACAGCATCTCCAACGCCATGGTGGTCTGGAACACCGAGATCCTGCCGCACTGGGACGCCAT gaaGGGGACGAGGCGGGTCCGGGACCTCTGGTGGCAGGGCCTTCCTCCTGGAGTCCGAGGACGAGTCTGGAGCCTGGCCATCGGCAACGAGCTCAACATCACAGCAG AACTGTATGAGATCTTCCTGTCCAGAGCCAAGGAGAAGTGGAGGAGCTACAGCGAGACGAGCTCGGTCAACGACAACGAGAGCG acgGAGGAGCGTCTCTGGCGGACCGGGAGTCCAGTCTGGACCTCATCAAGCTGGACATCTCCAGAACCTTCCCGTCTCTCTTCATATTCCAGAAG GGCGGGCCGTACCACGACCTGCTGCACAGCGTGCTGGGAGCCTACACCTGCTACCGACCCGACATCGGCTAC GTCCAGGGCATGTCGTTCATCGCCGCCGTGTTGATCCTGAACCTGGAGGAAGCCGATGCCTTCATCACCTTCGCCAACCTGCTCAACAAGCCGTGCCAGATGGCTTTCTTCAGGGTGGACCACGAGCTG ATGCTGAAGTATTTCACCGCCTTCGAGATTTTCTTTGAGGAGAATCTTCCTCGACTCTTCAGCCACTTCCAGACCAACAgcctgacccctgacctctaCCTGATCGACTG GATCTTCACGCTGTACAGTAAGTCTCTCCCGCTGGACGTGGCGTGCCGGGTGTGGGACGTGTTCTGCCGGGACGGCGAGGAGAGCCTGTTCCGGACCGGCCTGGGGATCCTGCGCCTCTTCCAGGATGTCCTGCTGCAGATGGACTTCATCCACATCGCCCAGTTCCTCACGCGTCTCCCTGACGACCTGCAGCCGCACACGCTGTTCGCCGCCATGGCCAACACGCACATGATCAGCCGGAACCGCCGCTGGGCTCAG gTGTTCTCCGCCGTGATGAAGGACGGGAACTTCAGAGAGGCGGAGAAGTCCGGCAGCCCGGCTCTCAGGAGCTAA
- the LOC114138058 gene encoding uncharacterized protein LOC114138058 isoform X2: MALTAGLSLLTLLALQAAAQEPLYFEIGGNLNLDPKPSETITAITWKHKGNLAAEYIKDNVPLEYLGNIKGRLKLDVTTGILTISNMTKSDDRQFTVEVNNRVLPVRFNVVGVKSVPEPVLVLNNPTCYKNSDSCNLTCKGDIRDSGPVRYFWKLGEYGAWLEAEQDWTFTAMQKALVEKIICKIQNPISERESGPLQNLLFPPGCSFISEVLGVVMRSVALLVLSSIAVWFFWQNRNTMCRCRSKEDSQA, translated from the coding sequence GCCGCGGCTCAGGAGCCTTTATACTTTGAAATCGGTGGAAATCTGAATCTTGACCCAAAGCCTTCTGAGACCATCACCGCCATCACATGGAAACATAAGGGGAACCTTGCTGCTGAATACATTAAGGATAATGTTCCTCTGGAATATCTGGGTAACATAAAAGGCCGATTAAAACTGGACGTGACCACCGGAATACTGACCATcagcaacatgacaaaatctgaCGACAGGCAGTTCACGGTGGAGGTCAACAACAGAGTCCTTCCTGTCAGATTTAACGTTGTGGGGGTCAAGTCTGTCCCTGAACCTGTACTGGTTCTGAATAATCCGACATGCTACAAGAACTCGGACTCGTGCAATTTGACCTGCAAGGGAGACATCAGAGACTCTGGACCGGTTCGGTACTTCTGGAAGCTGGGAGAATATGGAGCCTGGTTGGAAGCAGAACAGGACTGGACGTTCACAGCGATGCAGAAGGCATTGGTTGAAAAGATCATCTGCAAAATTCAGAACCCGATCAGTGAGAGGGAGAGCGGACctctgcagaatctcctcttcCCTCCAGGCTGCAGCTTCATTTCGGAGGTTCTGGGTGTTGTGATGAGATCTGTGGCTCTCCTGGTTCTGTCCAGTATCGCTGTTTGGTTCTTTTGGCAGAACCGGAACACCATGTGTAGGTGCAGATCCAAAGAGGATAGCCAAGCTTAG
- the LOC114138030 gene encoding TBC1 domain family member 12-like isoform X2, with protein METPKENGGSVSVDLNENEDEPVGLEGKPGPRNLKERSLTLLAGVSGGQAAGWTRNPVDLHGRNAARDPEIMLVAAEDGYLSGPEVLGGVNGFSLEEGGPAASCPAALQEEGDSSPPQDQRSCPGRPNRTPAGVNMSNGVADSPEAAVRCLGRRLGQCELGCEEVKVANGGLHMMDPGSEWPGSDYFPVNRHSDPGFRRNRSPSWGDPRSGPPSTPEPSPGPASPCPSSPLSEPNTRHEEPLGDPDVPARPQSLRTNPAASVSRSCDATPLSPDEDGGFNFDPEAGRRQSAPDKLSEETGGSELKVMPKRFGIADFFTRSLFSRKPKESKAASHNATGWRLFSKSETREEDQSGEAAMTPQQEDEDSPCPQRPPAAGRRKNLEFEPLSTTALILEDRPSNLPAKSLEETHRHKLEYEEMVAGAKRREMKDAQKKKRQMKERHRQEDSISNAMVVWNTEILPHWDAMKGTRRVRDLWWQGLPPGVRGRVWSLAIGNELNITAELYEIFLSRAKEKWRSYSETSSVNDNESDGGASLADRESSLDLIKLDISRTFPSLFIFQKGGPYHDLLHSVLGAYTCYRPDIGYVQGMSFIAAVLILNLEEADAFITFANLLNKPCQMAFFRVDHELMLKYFTAFEIFFEENLPRLFSHFQTNSLTPDLYLIDWIFTLYSKSLPLDVACRVWDVFCRDGEESLFRTGLGILRLFQDVLLQMDFIHIAQFLTRLPDDLQPHTLFAAMANTHMISRNRRWAQVFSAVMKDGNFREAEKSGSPALRS; from the exons ATGGAAACGCCGAAGGAGAACGGAGGCTCGGTTTCTGTGGATCTGAACGAAAACGAAGATGAGCCGGTGGGTTTGGAGGGGAAACCGGGTCCCAGGAACCTGAAGGAGCGCAGCCTGACGCTGCTGGCCGGTGTCAGCGGGGGTCAGGCGGCGGGCTGGACCCGGAATCCGGTGGATTTACACGGGAGGAACGCAGCCAGAGACCCGGAGATCATGCTGGTGGCTGCGGAGGACGGGTACCTGTCCGGCCCGGAGGTGTTGGGCGGTGTGAACGGGTTTTCCCTGGAAGAAGGAGGTCCGGCCGCTTCCTGTCCAGCTGCGCTCCAGGAGGAAGGAGACTCTTCTCCCCCCCAGGACCAACGCTCATGTCCAGGGAGACCGAACCGGACCCCCGCGGGTGTAAACATGTCCAACGGGGTAGCTGACAGTCCTGAGGCGGCGGTCCGGTGTCTGGGTCGGAGACTGGGTCAGTGTGAGCTGGGCTGTGAGGAGGTGAAAGTAGCTAACGGTGGTTTGCACATGATGGACCCCGGTTCTGAGTGGCCCGGTTCCGATTACTTCCCTGTAAACAGACACTCTGACCCGGGGTTCAGGCGGAACCGCTCCCCCAGCTGGGGCGACCCCAGATCCGGCCCACCATCCACCCCGGAACCGAGCCCCGGCCCCGCGTCGCCCTGCCCGTCCAGCCCGCTGTCCGAGCCCAACACCCGGCACGAGGAGCCGCTCGGTGACCCGGATGTTCCCGCCAGGCCGCAGAGTCTGAGGACTAACCCCGCAGCCAGCGTGTCCCGCAGCTGTGACGCCACCCCGCTGTCTCCCGATGAGGACGGGGGGTTCAACTTTGACCCCGAGGCGGGTCGGAGGCAGAGCGCCCCGGACAAGCTGAGTGAGGAGACCGGGGGTTCGGAGCTCAAAGTGATGCCCAAAAGGTTCGGCATCGCTGACTTCTTCACCAG GAGCCTGTTTTCTAGAAAACCCAAAGAGTCCAAGGCAGCGTCCCACAATGCAACAGGATGGCGACTGTTCAGCAAGTCAGAGACCAGAGAGGAGGACCAGAGCGGAGAGGCGGCCATGACGCCTCAGCAG GAGGACGAGGACTCGCCGTGTCCACAGCGCCCCCCGGCTGCAGGGAGGAGGAAGAACCTGGAGTTTGAGCCTCTGTCCACCACCGCTCTGATTCTGGAGGACCGGCCGTC GAATCTGCCGGCCAAATCCCTGGAGGAGACGCACAGACACAAGCTGGAGTACGAGGAGATGGTGGCCGGAGCCAAGAGGAGAG AGATGAAGGACGCCCAGAAGAAGAAGCGTCAGATGAAGGAGAGACACCGGCAGGAGGACAGCATCTCCAACGCCATGGTGGTCTGGAACACCGAGATCCTGCCGCACTGGGACGCCAT gaaGGGGACGAGGCGGGTCCGGGACCTCTGGTGGCAGGGCCTTCCTCCTGGAGTCCGAGGACGAGTCTGGAGCCTGGCCATCGGCAACGAGCTCAACATCACAGCAG AACTGTATGAGATCTTCCTGTCCAGAGCCAAGGAGAAGTGGAGGAGCTACAGCGAGACGAGCTCGGTCAACGACAACGAGAGCG acgGAGGAGCGTCTCTGGCGGACCGGGAGTCCAGTCTGGACCTCATCAAGCTGGACATCTCCAGAACCTTCCCGTCTCTCTTCATATTCCAGAAG GGCGGGCCGTACCACGACCTGCTGCACAGCGTGCTGGGAGCCTACACCTGCTACCGACCCGACATCGGCTAC GTCCAGGGCATGTCGTTCATCGCCGCCGTGTTGATCCTGAACCTGGAGGAAGCCGATGCCTTCATCACCTTCGCCAACCTGCTCAACAAGCCGTGCCAGATGGCTTTCTTCAGGGTGGACCACGAGCTG ATGCTGAAGTATTTCACCGCCTTCGAGATTTTCTTTGAGGAGAATCTTCCTCGACTCTTCAGCCACTTCCAGACCAACAgcctgacccctgacctctaCCTGATCGACTG GATCTTCACGCTGTACAGTAAGTCTCTCCCGCTGGACGTGGCGTGCCGGGTGTGGGACGTGTTCTGCCGGGACGGCGAGGAGAGCCTGTTCCGGACCGGCCTGGGGATCCTGCGCCTCTTCCAGGATGTCCTGCTGCAGATGGACTTCATCCACATCGCCCAGTTCCTCACGCGTCTCCCTGACGACCTGCAGCCGCACACGCTGTTCGCCGCCATGGCCAACACGCACATGATCAGCCGGAACCGCCGCTGGGCTCAG gTGTTCTCCGCCGTGATGAAGGACGGGAACTTCAGAGAGGCGGAGAAGTCCGGCAGCCCGGCTCTCAGGAGCTAA
- the LOC114138030 gene encoding TBC1 domain family member 12-like isoform X4, translating into MAQEDEDSPCPQRPPAAGRRKNLEFEPLSTTALILEDRPSNLPAKSLEETHRHKLEYEEMVAGAKRREMKDAQKKKRQMKERHRQEDSISNAMVVWNTEILPHWDAMKGTRRVRDLWWQGLPPGVRGRVWSLAIGNELNITAELYEIFLSRAKEKWRSYSETSSVNDNESDGGASLADRESSLDLIKLDISRTFPSLFIFQKGGPYHDLLHSVLGAYTCYRPDIGYVQGMSFIAAVLILNLEEADAFITFANLLNKPCQMAFFRVDHELMLKYFTAFEIFFEENLPRLFSHFQTNSLTPDLYLIDWIFTLYSKSLPLDVACRVWDVFCRDGEESLFRTGLGILRLFQDVLLQMDFIHIAQFLTRLPDDLQPHTLFAAMANTHMISRNRRWAQVFSAVMKDGNFREAEKSGSPALRS; encoded by the exons ATGGCG CAGGAGGACGAGGACTCGCCGTGTCCACAGCGCCCCCCGGCTGCAGGGAGGAGGAAGAACCTGGAGTTTGAGCCTCTGTCCACCACCGCTCTGATTCTGGAGGACCGGCCGTC GAATCTGCCGGCCAAATCCCTGGAGGAGACGCACAGACACAAGCTGGAGTACGAGGAGATGGTGGCCGGAGCCAAGAGGAGAG AGATGAAGGACGCCCAGAAGAAGAAGCGTCAGATGAAGGAGAGACACCGGCAGGAGGACAGCATCTCCAACGCCATGGTGGTCTGGAACACCGAGATCCTGCCGCACTGGGACGCCAT gaaGGGGACGAGGCGGGTCCGGGACCTCTGGTGGCAGGGCCTTCCTCCTGGAGTCCGAGGACGAGTCTGGAGCCTGGCCATCGGCAACGAGCTCAACATCACAGCAG AACTGTATGAGATCTTCCTGTCCAGAGCCAAGGAGAAGTGGAGGAGCTACAGCGAGACGAGCTCGGTCAACGACAACGAGAGCG acgGAGGAGCGTCTCTGGCGGACCGGGAGTCCAGTCTGGACCTCATCAAGCTGGACATCTCCAGAACCTTCCCGTCTCTCTTCATATTCCAGAAG GGCGGGCCGTACCACGACCTGCTGCACAGCGTGCTGGGAGCCTACACCTGCTACCGACCCGACATCGGCTAC GTCCAGGGCATGTCGTTCATCGCCGCCGTGTTGATCCTGAACCTGGAGGAAGCCGATGCCTTCATCACCTTCGCCAACCTGCTCAACAAGCCGTGCCAGATGGCTTTCTTCAGGGTGGACCACGAGCTG ATGCTGAAGTATTTCACCGCCTTCGAGATTTTCTTTGAGGAGAATCTTCCTCGACTCTTCAGCCACTTCCAGACCAACAgcctgacccctgacctctaCCTGATCGACTG GATCTTCACGCTGTACAGTAAGTCTCTCCCGCTGGACGTGGCGTGCCGGGTGTGGGACGTGTTCTGCCGGGACGGCGAGGAGAGCCTGTTCCGGACCGGCCTGGGGATCCTGCGCCTCTTCCAGGATGTCCTGCTGCAGATGGACTTCATCCACATCGCCCAGTTCCTCACGCGTCTCCCTGACGACCTGCAGCCGCACACGCTGTTCGCCGCCATGGCCAACACGCACATGATCAGCCGGAACCGCCGCTGGGCTCAG gTGTTCTCCGCCGTGATGAAGGACGGGAACTTCAGAGAGGCGGAGAAGTCCGGCAGCCCGGCTCTCAGGAGCTAA